In a single window of the Streptomyces sp. HUAS ZL42 genome:
- a CDS encoding ABC transporter substrate-binding protein has protein sequence MMRRRTTLLTSCTSLALALGATACGGGSPVSAGGGDKALGGQTVTVAGVWSGSEQKNFQKVLDAFSEKTGAKTQFVSTGDNVSTVVGSKIEGGNAPDVVMVPQVGVLQQFAQKGWLQPLSETTQQAVDANYASVWKKYGSVDGTLYGLYFKAAHKSTVWYSPDALTQAGVKPPTTYDDMLKAGHTVSDSGLAAFSIAGQDGWTLTDWFENIYLSQAGPEKYDALAAHQLKWTDPSVVEALTTLGKLFKDKQLIAGGQKEALNTDFPGSVEKVFGPKPEAGMVYEGDFVAGVAKDQFGRTIGKDANFFPFPAVGGGTAPVVSGGDAAVVLKDAKNAKAGMKLLEYLATPEAAAVWAKAGGFLSPNKKLDLAEYGDDVGRATAKSLVSAGDSVRFDMSDQAPAAFGGTKGAGEWKLLQDFLRDPSDPKGTAAKLEDAAAKAYGN, from the coding sequence ATGATGCGACGACGTACCACCCTGCTCACGAGCTGCACCTCCCTCGCCCTCGCGCTCGGCGCGACCGCCTGCGGCGGCGGAAGCCCGGTCTCCGCCGGCGGCGGAGACAAGGCACTCGGCGGCCAGACCGTCACCGTGGCCGGCGTCTGGTCCGGCAGCGAGCAGAAGAACTTCCAGAAGGTGCTGGACGCCTTCAGTGAGAAGACCGGCGCCAAGACGCAGTTCGTGTCCACCGGGGACAACGTCTCCACCGTCGTCGGCAGCAAGATCGAGGGCGGCAACGCCCCCGACGTCGTGATGGTCCCGCAGGTCGGCGTGCTCCAGCAGTTCGCGCAGAAGGGCTGGCTCCAGCCGCTGTCCGAGACCACCCAGCAGGCCGTCGACGCCAACTACGCGAGCGTGTGGAAGAAGTACGGCAGCGTCGACGGCACCCTGTACGGCCTGTACTTCAAGGCCGCCCACAAGTCCACGGTCTGGTACAGCCCCGACGCCCTCACCCAGGCCGGCGTGAAGCCGCCGACGACGTACGACGACATGCTCAAGGCGGGACACACCGTCTCCGACTCCGGTCTTGCCGCCTTCTCGATCGCGGGCCAGGACGGCTGGACCCTCACCGACTGGTTCGAGAACATCTACCTCTCCCAGGCCGGCCCCGAGAAGTACGACGCCCTCGCCGCCCACCAGCTGAAGTGGACCGACCCGTCCGTCGTCGAGGCGCTCACCACGCTCGGCAAGCTCTTCAAGGACAAGCAGCTGATAGCGGGCGGCCAGAAGGAGGCCCTCAACACCGACTTCCCGGGTTCGGTGGAGAAGGTGTTCGGGCCCAAGCCCGAGGCCGGGATGGTCTACGAGGGCGACTTCGTCGCCGGAGTCGCCAAGGACCAGTTCGGCAGGACGATCGGCAAGGACGCGAACTTCTTCCCGTTCCCGGCCGTCGGCGGCGGCACCGCCCCCGTGGTCAGCGGCGGCGACGCGGCCGTCGTCCTCAAGGACGCCAAGAACGCCAAGGCGGGCATGAAGCTCCTGGAGTACCTGGCGACCCCCGAGGCCGCGGCCGTCTGGGCGAAGGCGGGCGGCTTCCTGTCCCCGAACAAGAAGCTCGACCTGGCCGAGTACGGCGACGACGTCGGCCGCGCGACCGCCAAGTCCCTCGTGTCGGCGGGCGATTCGGTCCGCTTCGACATGTCCGACCAGGCCCCGGCGGCCTTCGGCGGCACCAAGGGCGCCGGCGAGTGGAAGCTGCTGCAGGACTTCCTGCGCGACCCGTCCGACCCGAAGGGGACGGCGGCCAAGCTGGAGGACGCCGCGGCCAAGGCGTACGGGAACTGA
- a CDS encoding ABC transporter permease subunit, translating into MTATTLVTKQDASPPPPPSALATRARRLRRRGRIVALLFVLPALLLLGALVVYPVLFSVGRSFFDATGTRFVGGDNYTEMFRDPATLKAIRNTTIWVVVAPALLTGLGLILAVLVEKVRWATAFKLLLFMPMAVSFLAAGIIFRLAYDEDPDKGVLNAAVVSVHDAFAGSSSYPTARARDGQGLTEGADGSYRTDASVSPGDSVTLGMVGVQPEDLPAGARPAYEAAGQRPAPDELRGVVYLDFTPGGGGQQGKVDRRESGLPEMTVEAVRDGRTVASTTTVSDGSFRFSGLDSGTYAVQLPASNFAPPYDGISWLGPALVTPAIIGAYLWIWTGFAMVLIGAGLSTLPRDALEAARMDGANEWQIFRRITVPLLAPVLTVVFVTLVINVMKVFDLVYIIAPGPVQEDATVLATQMWLVSFGGGNNQGLGSALGVLLLLLVVPAMVFNVRRFRRSQR; encoded by the coding sequence ATGACCGCCACCACGCTCGTGACGAAGCAAGACGCGAGCCCCCCGCCGCCGCCCTCCGCGCTCGCCACCCGTGCGCGGCGCCTGCGGCGGCGGGGACGGATCGTCGCCCTGCTGTTCGTCCTCCCCGCACTGCTGCTGCTCGGCGCCCTGGTCGTCTACCCGGTGCTGTTCTCCGTCGGCCGCAGCTTCTTCGACGCCACCGGCACCCGCTTCGTCGGCGGTGACAACTACACCGAGATGTTCCGCGACCCGGCGACACTCAAGGCCATCCGCAACACCACGATCTGGGTGGTCGTGGCCCCGGCGCTGCTCACCGGTCTCGGCCTGATCCTGGCCGTCCTCGTGGAGAAGGTCCGCTGGGCCACCGCGTTCAAACTGCTGCTGTTCATGCCGATGGCGGTGTCCTTCCTCGCCGCCGGGATCATCTTCCGGCTCGCGTACGACGAGGACCCGGACAAGGGCGTCCTGAACGCCGCCGTGGTCTCGGTGCACGACGCCTTCGCGGGCTCCTCGTCGTATCCGACGGCGCGGGCCAGGGACGGGCAGGGGCTGACCGAGGGCGCGGACGGTTCGTACCGGACGGACGCGTCCGTGTCGCCGGGTGATTCCGTGACGCTGGGCATGGTCGGCGTGCAGCCCGAGGACCTGCCCGCGGGCGCCCGGCCCGCGTACGAGGCGGCCGGGCAGAGGCCGGCGCCCGACGAACTGCGCGGGGTCGTCTACCTGGACTTCACCCCCGGTGGGGGAGGGCAACAGGGCAAGGTCGACCGACGGGAGAGCGGGCTGCCGGAGATGACGGTGGAGGCGGTGCGTGACGGGCGGACCGTCGCGAGCACGACGACCGTGTCCGACGGCTCCTTCCGCTTCTCCGGGCTGGACTCCGGTACGTACGCGGTGCAGCTGCCGGCGTCCAACTTCGCACCGCCGTACGACGGAATCTCCTGGCTCGGTCCGGCACTCGTCACGCCGGCGATCATCGGGGCGTACCTGTGGATCTGGACGGGCTTCGCGATGGTGCTGATCGGCGCGGGTCTGTCGACGCTGCCGCGCGACGCGCTGGAGGCGGCGCGGATGGACGGGGCGAACGAGTGGCAGATCTTCCGGCGGATCACGGTGCCGCTGCTCGCACCGGTGCTGACCGTCGTCTTCGTGACCCTCGTGATCAACGTGATGAAGGTCTTCGACCTCGTCTACATCATCGCGCCCGGGCCGGTGCAGGAGGACGCCACCGTGCTCGCGACGCAGATGTGGCTGGTGTCCTTCGGCGGCGGCAACAACCAGGGGCTCGGCAGTGCGCTGGGCGTGCTGCTCCTGCTCCTCGTGGTCCCCGCGATGGTCTTCAACGTTCGCCGTTTCCGAAGGAGTCAGCGATGA
- a CDS encoding carbohydrate ABC transporter permease, whose amino-acid sequence MNAVRRGLGNGLVQAFLVVVGLIWLTPLAGLFLSSMRSAEEAVTGGWWTVFTSPGQLSFDNYSALLKNAGITQSFWNTVLISVPATTLVVVIAALAGYAFAWLEFPLREPLFLLVVALLVVPVQIGLLPVAKLFGQLGLFGTIPGVVLFHVAYGLPFAVFLLRNYFAEMPKEMLEAARMDGGSEWRIFTRLVLPVGRPAIASLAIFQFLWVWNDMLVALLFADSSSQPLTVQLQSQIRQFGSNIDVLAPGAFLSLIVPVVVFFAFQRHFVQGVMAGSVK is encoded by the coding sequence ATGAACGCGGTCAGGCGCGGCCTGGGCAACGGGCTGGTGCAGGCCTTCCTGGTGGTGGTCGGCCTGATCTGGCTGACCCCGCTGGCGGGGCTGTTCCTGTCCTCGATGCGGTCGGCCGAGGAGGCCGTGACGGGCGGCTGGTGGACGGTGTTCACCAGTCCCGGCCAGTTGTCCTTCGACAACTACTCGGCGCTGCTGAAGAACGCCGGTATCACGCAGTCCTTCTGGAACACCGTGCTGATCTCCGTCCCGGCGACCACGCTGGTCGTGGTGATCGCGGCGCTCGCCGGATACGCCTTCGCCTGGCTGGAGTTCCCGCTGCGGGAGCCGTTGTTCCTGCTGGTGGTGGCGCTGCTGGTGGTGCCCGTGCAGATCGGGCTGCTGCCGGTGGCCAAACTTTTTGGCCAACTGGGGCTGTTCGGCACGATTCCGGGGGTCGTGCTCTTCCACGTCGCCTACGGGCTGCCGTTCGCGGTGTTCCTGCTGCGCAACTACTTCGCCGAGATGCCGAAGGAGATGCTGGAGGCGGCGCGGATGGACGGAGGCAGCGAGTGGCGCATCTTCACGCGGCTCGTGCTGCCCGTGGGGCGGCCCGCGATCGCCAGCCTCGCCATCTTCCAGTTCCTGTGGGTGTGGAACGACATGCTGGTCGCGTTGCTGTTCGCCGACAGCTCGTCGCAGCCGCTGACGGTCCAACTGCAGTCGCAGATACGTCAGTTCGGCAGCAACATCGATGTGCTCGCGCCGGGGGCGTTCCTGTCGCTGATCGTGCCGGTGGTCGTGTTCTTCGCGTTCCAGCGGCACTTTGTGCAGGGGGTGATGGCGGGGTCGGTCAAGTGA
- the pgl gene encoding 6-phosphogluconolactonase, protein MSAPQLVVHRDKELMAQAAAARLITKIVDAQASRGHASVVLTGGRNGNGLLAALAAAPARDAVDWGRLDLWWGDERFLPEGDPDRNVSQAREALLDAVPLDPKRVHAMPASDGPYGADVEAAAAAYAEELARAAGPENHGAVPTFDVLMLGVGPDTHVASLFPELPALYETERTVVGVHGAPKPPPTRVSLTLPAIRAAREVWLLAAGEDKAQAVAIALSGAGEVQAPAAGARGRARTLWLLDAAAASQLPRSLYPPASP, encoded by the coding sequence GTGAGCGCTCCCCAGCTGGTCGTGCACCGCGACAAGGAGCTGATGGCCCAGGCCGCGGCGGCCCGGCTGATCACGAAGATCGTGGACGCGCAGGCCTCCCGGGGCCATGCGTCCGTGGTCCTCACGGGCGGCCGCAACGGCAACGGCCTGCTGGCCGCGCTGGCGGCCGCTCCCGCCCGGGACGCCGTCGACTGGGGCCGGCTGGACCTGTGGTGGGGCGACGAGCGGTTCCTGCCCGAGGGCGATCCCGACCGCAATGTCAGCCAGGCGCGCGAGGCGCTGCTCGACGCGGTGCCGCTGGACCCGAAGCGGGTGCACGCGATGCCCGCGTCGGACGGGCCGTACGGCGCCGACGTGGAAGCGGCGGCTGCCGCCTACGCGGAGGAGCTGGCGCGGGCGGCGGGGCCGGAGAACCATGGCGCGGTGCCCACGTTCGACGTGCTGATGCTGGGCGTCGGGCCGGACACGCACGTGGCCTCGCTCTTCCCGGAGCTGCCGGCGCTGTACGAGACCGAGCGCACGGTGGTCGGTGTGCACGGCGCGCCGAAGCCGCCGCCGACCCGGGTGAGTCTCACGCTGCCGGCGATCCGGGCGGCGCGTGAGGTGTGGCTGCTGGCGGCAGGCGAGGACAAGGCGCAGGCGGTGGCGATCGCGCTGTCGGGGGCGGGTGAGGTCCAGGCGCCTGCGGCGGGGGCGCGTGGCCGGGCCCGCACGCTGTGGCTACTGGACGCGGCGGCGGCATCGCAGCTGCCGCGGTCCCTGTATCCGCCGGCTTCGCCGTGA
- the opcA gene encoding glucose-6-phosphate dehydrogenase assembly protein OpcA, producing MKIDLTDTTASKINKALVQGRRAIGTPAVGMVLTLVIVTDEENAYDALKAANDASHEHPSRTLVVIRRVSRTPRDRTRSRLDAEVRVGADAGTGETVVLRLYGEVVDHAQSVVLPLLLPDAPVVVWWPVNAPLDPAADPLGALAQRRVTDTYASEQPVRELGARADTYTPGDTDLSWTRITPWRSMLAAALDQVTCEVKAVEVEGEEFNPSCELLAMWLADRLDVPVRRSLSSGPGLTAVRMDTSCGPIVLDRADGSLATLSIKGQPDRAVALKRRETAELIAEELRRLDPDDTYASALRFGVERLSASLPVPDAVTVSEPPAQEDAPAKGEAVPTPGEAAAEAPAKEATAQAPVKKAAAK from the coding sequence ATGAAGATAGACCTCACGGACACCACGGCCAGCAAGATCAACAAAGCCCTGGTGCAGGGCCGGAGGGCGATCGGCACGCCGGCCGTGGGCATGGTGCTCACGCTGGTCATCGTCACGGACGAGGAGAACGCGTACGACGCCCTGAAGGCCGCGAACGACGCCTCGCACGAGCACCCCTCGCGCACCCTCGTCGTCATCAGGCGCGTCTCGCGCACCCCCCGTGACCGCACCCGGTCCCGCCTGGACGCCGAGGTGCGGGTGGGCGCGGACGCGGGCACCGGCGAGACGGTGGTGCTGCGGCTGTACGGCGAGGTGGTCGACCACGCACAGTCGGTCGTGCTGCCGCTGCTGCTGCCGGACGCGCCGGTCGTCGTCTGGTGGCCGGTGAACGCGCCGCTCGACCCGGCGGCCGACCCGCTGGGCGCGCTGGCCCAGCGCCGCGTCACCGACACCTACGCCTCCGAGCAGCCGGTACGGGAGCTCGGCGCCCGCGCCGACACCTACACGCCGGGGGACACGGACCTGTCGTGGACCCGCATCACGCCCTGGCGTTCGATGCTGGCCGCGGCCCTGGACCAGGTCACCTGCGAGGTGAAGGCCGTCGAGGTGGAGGGCGAGGAGTTCAACCCGAGCTGTGAGCTGCTCGCGATGTGGCTCGCGGACCGGCTGGACGTGCCGGTGCGGCGCTCGCTGTCGTCGGGTCCGGGCCTGACGGCGGTCCGTATGGACACCAGCTGCGGGCCGATCGTCCTGGACCGCGCCGACGGTTCGCTGGCCACGCTGTCCATCAAGGGCCAGCCCGACCGTGCGGTGGCGCTCAAGCGCCGTGAGACGGCCGAGCTGATCGCGGAGGAGCTGCGGCGGCTGGACCCGGACGACACGTACGCCTCGGCGCTGCGGTTCGGGGTGGAGCGGCTGAGCGCGTCGCTGCCGGTGCCCGACGCGGTGACGGTCTCCGAGCCTCCGGCGCAGGAGGATGCGCCGGCCAAAGGAGAAGCGGTCCCCACTCCCGGCGAGGCAGCTGCTGAAGCACCCGCGAAGGAAGCGACGGCGCAGGCCCCGGTGAAGAAGGCGGCCGCCAAGTGA
- the zwf gene encoding glucose-6-phosphate dehydrogenase, with protein MAPFAGSGANPLRDPADRRLPRIAGPSGLVIFGVTGDLSRKKLMPAVYDLANRGLLPPGFSLVGFARREWQHEDFAQEVHDAVKEHARTPFREEVWQQLIQGMRFVQGTFDDDEAFERLRGTIEELDKAQGTGGNFAFYLSVPPRSFPVVIQQLKKHGLADQTKESWRRAVIEKPFGHDLESAKELNSIVHEVFAPDQVFRIDHYLGKETVQNILALRFANTMFEPIWNRSFVDHVQITMAEDIGIGGRAGYYDGIGAARDVIQNHLLQLMALTAMEEPASFDADALAAEKTKVLGGVRLPKDLGRDTVRGQYAEGWQGGEKAVGYLQEEGIDANSKTDTYAAIKLAIDNRRWAGVPFYLRTGKRLGRRVTEIAVVFQRAPHSPFDHTATEELGKNAIVIRVQPDEGVTVRFGSKVPGTSMEIRDVSMDFAYGESFTESSPEAYERLILDVLLGDSNLFPRTEEVELSWKILDPIEQYWDKHGKPAQYPAGTWGPVEADEMLERDGRSWRRP; from the coding sequence TTGGCGCCTTTTGCCGGTTCCGGGGCGAACCCGCTCCGTGACCCCGCCGACCGACGGCTCCCGCGTATCGCGGGGCCGTCGGGCCTGGTCATCTTCGGCGTCACGGGCGATTTGTCACGAAAGAAGCTCATGCCCGCGGTGTACGACCTCGCGAACCGGGGTCTGCTGCCGCCGGGCTTCTCGCTGGTCGGCTTCGCCCGCCGCGAGTGGCAGCACGAGGACTTCGCGCAGGAGGTCCACGACGCCGTCAAGGAGCACGCCCGTACGCCGTTCCGTGAGGAGGTCTGGCAGCAGCTCATCCAGGGGATGCGCTTCGTCCAGGGCACCTTCGACGACGACGAGGCCTTCGAGCGGCTGCGCGGCACCATCGAGGAGCTGGACAAGGCGCAGGGCACGGGCGGCAACTTCGCCTTCTACCTGTCGGTGCCGCCACGCTCCTTCCCGGTGGTCATCCAGCAGCTGAAGAAGCACGGTCTGGCGGACCAGACGAAGGAGTCCTGGCGCCGCGCGGTCATCGAGAAGCCCTTCGGTCACGACCTGGAGTCGGCGAAGGAGCTCAACTCGATCGTCCACGAGGTGTTCGCCCCGGACCAGGTCTTCCGCATCGACCACTACCTGGGCAAGGAGACCGTCCAGAACATTCTGGCGCTGCGCTTCGCCAACACGATGTTCGAGCCGATCTGGAACCGGTCCTTCGTGGACCATGTGCAGATCACCATGGCCGAGGACATCGGCATCGGCGGCCGCGCCGGCTACTACGACGGCATCGGCGCCGCCCGTGACGTCATCCAGAACCACCTGCTCCAGCTGATGGCCCTGACGGCCATGGAGGAGCCGGCCTCCTTCGACGCGGACGCGCTGGCCGCCGAGAAGACCAAGGTGCTCGGCGGCGTGAGGCTGCCGAAGGACCTGGGCCGGGACACCGTGCGGGGGCAGTACGCGGAGGGCTGGCAGGGCGGTGAGAAGGCGGTCGGTTACCTCCAGGAGGAGGGCATCGACGCCAACTCGAAGACCGACACGTACGCCGCGATCAAGCTGGCGATCGACAACCGGCGGTGGGCCGGGGTGCCGTTCTACCTGCGCACCGGCAAGCGGCTCGGCCGCCGCGTCACCGAGATCGCGGTGGTCTTCCAGCGGGCCCCGCACTCTCCCTTCGACCACACGGCGACGGAGGAGCTGGGCAAGAACGCGATCGTCATCCGTGTCCAGCCCGACGAGGGCGTCACCGTCCGCTTCGGTTCCAAGGTGCCGGGCACCTCGATGGAGATCCGGGACGTGTCGATGGACTTCGCCTACGGCGAGTCGTTCACGGAGTCGAGCCCGGAGGCGTACGAGCGCCTGATCCTCGACGTGCTGCTCGGCGACTCGAACCTCTTCCCCCGCACGGAGGAGGTCGAGCTGTCCTGGAAGATCCTCGACCCGATCGAGCAGTACTGGGACAAGCACGGCAAGCCGGCTCAGTACCCGGCCGGCACCTGGGGTCCCGTCGAGGCGGACGAAATGCTCGAGCGAGACGGACGGAGCTGGCGCCGGCCATGA
- the tal gene encoding transaldolase: MTDALKRLSDEGVAIWLDDLSRKRITSGNLAELIDQQHVVGVTTNPTIFQKAISSGDGYEQQLADLAARKVTVEEAVRMITTADVRDAADILRPVFDATEGQDGRVSIEVDPRLAHNTRATIAEAKQLAWLVDRPNTLIKIPATKAGLPAITEVIGLGISVNVTLIFSLERYREVMDAYLSGLEKAKERGLDLSLIRSVASFFVSRVDTEIDKRLDAQDTPAATALRGKAAVANARLAYQAYEEFFSSDRWSALENAGAHKQRPLWASTGVKDPAYKDTLYVDELVAPNTVNTMPEATLLATEEHGSITGDTVRATYEQARADLDAIEERGISYDEVVQLLEDEGVEKFEASWNDLLKSTEAELKRLTPSEG, from the coding sequence ATGACAGACGCACTCAAGCGCCTCTCCGACGAAGGCGTCGCGATCTGGCTGGACGACCTGTCGCGCAAGCGGATCACGTCCGGCAACCTCGCCGAACTGATCGACCAGCAGCACGTCGTGGGCGTCACCACCAACCCGACGATCTTCCAGAAGGCCATCAGCAGCGGAGACGGCTACGAGCAGCAGCTCGCGGACCTCGCCGCCCGCAAGGTCACCGTGGAAGAGGCGGTCCGCATGATCACCACGGCGGACGTCCGGGACGCCGCCGACATCCTGCGCCCGGTCTTCGACGCCACCGAGGGCCAGGACGGCCGGGTCTCGATCGAGGTCGACCCGCGTCTGGCGCACAACACGCGGGCGACGATCGCCGAGGCCAAGCAGCTGGCCTGGCTGGTCGACCGCCCGAACACGCTGATCAAGATTCCGGCGACCAAGGCCGGTCTCCCGGCGATCACCGAGGTCATCGGCCTCGGCATCAGCGTCAACGTCACGCTGATCTTCTCGCTCGAGCGCTACCGCGAGGTCATGGACGCCTACCTGTCCGGCCTCGAGAAGGCGAAGGAGCGCGGTCTCGACCTGTCGCTGATCCGTTCGGTGGCGTCCTTCTTCGTCTCCCGTGTGGACACCGAGATCGACAAGAGGCTCGACGCCCAGGACACCCCCGCGGCCACCGCCCTGCGGGGCAAGGCGGCCGTCGCCAACGCGCGCCTGGCCTACCAGGCGTACGAGGAGTTCTTCTCCTCGGACCGCTGGAGCGCGCTGGAGAACGCGGGCGCCCACAAGCAGCGTCCGCTGTGGGCCTCCACCGGAGTGAAGGACCCGGCGTACAAGGACACCCTGTACGTCGACGAGCTGGTGGCGCCGAACACGGTGAACACCATGCCGGAGGCCACCCTGCTGGCCACCGAGGAGCACGGCTCGATCACCGGTGACACCGTGCGCGCCACCTACGAGCAGGCCCGCGCCGACCTCGACGCGATCGAGGAGCGCGGGATCTCGTACGACGAGGTGGTCCAGCTCCTGGAAGACGAGGGCGTCGAGAAGTTCGAGGCGTCCTGGAACGACCTCCTGAAGTCGACCGAGGCCGAACTCAAGCGCCTCACCCCCTCGGAGGGCTGA
- the tkt gene encoding transketolase: MSTKPTTTDLEWTELDQRAVDTARVLAADAVQRVGNGHPGTAMSLAPAAYTLFQKVMRHDPADPDWVGRDRFVLSAGHSSLTLYTQLYLAGFGLELDDLKAFRTWGSKTPGHPEYGHTKGVETTTGPLGQGVANAVGMAMAARYERGLFDPDAAQGESPFDHFVYVVAGDGCLQEGISAEASSLAGHQKLGNLVLLWDDNHISIEGDTETAVSEDTALRYEAYGWHVQRVAPKPDGDLDPHAIYHAIEAAKQVTDKPSFIAMRSIIAWPAPNAQNTEAAHGSALGEDEVAATKRVLGFDPEQTFEVTDEVIGHTRKALERGAEAKAQWEKSFQLWRDNNPERAAEFDRIAAGELPAGWEEKLPVFEPGKGVATRAASGKVLQALGAVIPELWGGSADLAGSNNTTIDNTSSFLPADNPLAEADPYGRTIHFGIREHAMAAEMNGIALHGNTRIYGGTFLVFSDYMRNAVRLSALMHLPVTYVWTHDSIGLGEDGPTHQPIEHLASLRAIPGLNVVRPADANETAIAWREILGRYTKEFGKGQPHGLALTRQGVPTYEPNEDAAKGGYVLFEAEGPEGQNTDAQVILIATGSEVHVAVEAREQLQADGVPTRVVSMPSVEWFEQQDQGYRESVLPPAVKARVAVEAGIGLTWHKYVGDAGRIVSLEHFGASADGKVLFREFGFTAENVAAKARESIAAAQR; this comes from the coding sequence GTGAGCACCAAGCCGACCACCACAGACCTCGAGTGGACCGAGTTGGATCAGCGGGCCGTGGACACTGCCCGTGTCCTGGCCGCCGATGCCGTACAGAGGGTCGGTAACGGCCATCCCGGTACGGCGATGAGCCTGGCGCCTGCCGCGTACACCCTCTTCCAGAAGGTGATGCGGCACGACCCGGCGGACCCGGACTGGGTCGGGCGTGACCGCTTCGTGCTGTCCGCCGGCCACTCGTCCCTGACCCTGTACACGCAGCTCTACCTGGCCGGGTTCGGTCTGGAGCTGGACGATCTGAAGGCGTTTCGGACGTGGGGTTCGAAGACCCCGGGTCACCCGGAGTACGGGCACACCAAGGGTGTGGAGACCACGACCGGTCCGCTCGGCCAGGGGGTCGCCAACGCCGTGGGCATGGCGATGGCCGCCCGCTACGAGCGCGGTCTGTTCGACCCGGACGCGGCGCAGGGCGAGTCCCCCTTCGACCACTTCGTGTACGTCGTCGCCGGTGACGGCTGTCTGCAGGAGGGCATCTCCGCCGAGGCGTCCTCGCTGGCCGGTCACCAGAAGCTCGGCAATCTGGTCCTGCTGTGGGACGACAACCACATCTCGATCGAGGGCGACACCGAGACGGCCGTCTCCGAGGACACCGCTCTGCGCTACGAGGCCTACGGCTGGCATGTGCAGCGAGTCGCTCCGAAGCCGGACGGCGACCTCGACCCGCACGCGATCTACCACGCGATCGAGGCCGCGAAGCAGGTGACGGACAAGCCGTCCTTCATCGCGATGCGTTCGATCATCGCCTGGCCGGCTCCGAACGCGCAGAACACCGAGGCCGCGCACGGCTCGGCGCTGGGCGAGGACGAGGTCGCGGCCACCAAGCGTGTCCTGGGCTTCGATCCCGAGCAGACCTTCGAGGTCACGGACGAGGTCATCGGCCACACCCGCAAGGCGCTGGAGCGCGGTGCCGAGGCGAAGGCGCAGTGGGAGAAGTCCTTCCAGCTGTGGCGGGACAACAACCCCGAGCGCGCCGCCGAGTTCGACCGCATCGCCGCGGGTGAGCTGCCGGCCGGCTGGGAGGAGAAGCTCCCGGTCTTCGAGCCCGGCAAGGGCGTCGCCACGCGTGCCGCGTCCGGCAAGGTGCTGCAGGCGCTCGGCGCCGTCATCCCCGAACTGTGGGGCGGCTCCGCCGACCTCGCCGGCTCGAACAACACCACGATCGACAACACGTCGTCGTTCCTCCCGGCGGACAACCCGCTCGCGGAGGCGGACCCCTACGGCCGCACGATCCACTTCGGCATCCGCGAGCACGCGATGGCCGCGGAGATGAACGGCATCGCGCTGCACGGCAACACCCGTATCTACGGCGGCACGTTCCTCGTCTTCTCCGACTACATGCGCAACGCGGTGCGCCTGTCGGCCCTGATGCACCTGCCGGTGACGTACGTGTGGACGCACGACTCCATCGGCCTGGGCGAGGACGGCCCCACCCACCAGCCCATCGAGCACCTGGCCTCGCTGCGTGCGATCCCGGGCCTGAACGTGGTCCGCCCGGCGGACGCCAACGAGACGGCGATCGCATGGCGCGAGATCCTGGGGCGCTACACCAAGGAGTTCGGCAAGGGGCAGCCGCACGGTCTCGCCCTCACCCGTCAGGGTGTGCCGACGTACGAGCCCAACGAGGACGCGGCAAAGGGCGGTTACGTCCTGTTCGAGGCGGAAGGGCCCGAAGGGCAGAACACGGACGCCCAGGTCATCCTGATCGCCACCGGTTCCGAGGTGCACGTCGCCGTCGAGGCGCGTGAGCAGCTCCAGGCCGACGGGGTGCCGACGCGGGTCGTGTCCATGCCGTCCGTGGAGTGGTTCGAGCAGCAGGACCAGGGGTACCGGGAGAGCGTCCTGCCGCCCGCGGTGAAGGCTCGCGTCGCGGTGGAGGCCGGTATCGGTCTCACCTGGCACAAGTACGTGGGAGACGCCGGTCGCATCGTTTCCCTGGAGCACTTCGGTGCTTCGGCCGACGGCAAGGTCCTCTTCCGCGAATTCGGCTTCACTGCCGAGAACGTGGCCGCCAAGGCCCGGGAATCCATCGCCGCTGCCCAGCGCTGA